In Juglans microcarpa x Juglans regia isolate MS1-56 chromosome 7D, Jm3101_v1.0, whole genome shotgun sequence, the following are encoded in one genomic region:
- the LOC121238897 gene encoding 6-phosphofructo-2-kinase/fructose-2,6-bisphosphatase-like — MGTGASKSTDGGSHGGEEEREENLDQAGGQLYVSLKMENYKRKGDLIPHVYGSVPLVGSWDSSKALPMERESASMWELSFVVPPNHETLDFKFLLKPMYNNAPCIVEEGPNRLLTRGTLQGDARLALFRLSAEEVLEYRIFIHADRVSPFDLAASWRAYQENLRPSAVRGIPDVSINSVPVLGAENGSSASLELDLEHYLVPAPSTSANSGLVYAANNTETPRSLTRAGVFNNMDASGSVSHFFKDGGVSVDRPATIKEMEVIVPDSSRVYSGSGMVESKSVGAFSPFQKQDSHRGLLVDRGVGSPRLVKSASASTFAIDLKIDTETKNSMPAAAGAVAAAAVADQMLGPKEDRHLAIVLVGLPARGKTFTAAKLTRYLRWLGHDTKHFNVGKYRRLKHGANQSADFFRADNPEGMEARNEVAALAMEDMISWMQEGGQVGILDATNSTKKRRNMLMKMAEGKCKIIFLETLCNDERIIERNIRLKIQQSPDYAEEPDYEAGLRDFKDRLANYEKVYEPVEEGSYIKMIDMVSGNGGQIQVNNISGYLPGRIVFFLVNTHLTPRPILLTRHGESKDNVRGRIGGDTAVSDRGEVYGKKLANFVEKRLKSERAASIWTSTLQRTILTASPIVGFPKIQWRALDEINAGVCDGMTYEEIKKNMPEEYEARKKDKLRYRYPRGESYLDVIQRLEPVIIELERQRAPVVVISHQAVLRALYAYFADRPLREIPHIEVPLHTIIEIQMGVTGVQEKRYKLMD; from the exons ATGGGAACCGGTGCGTCGAAGAGTACTGACGGCGGGTCTCACGGGGGCGAGGAAGAGCGAGAGGAGAACCTAGACCAGGCGGGTGGCCAGCTCTACGTCTCCTTGAAGATGGAGAATTACAAGCGCAAGGGGGACCTCATTCCCCACGTCTACGGCTCCGTCCCTCTCGTTGGCTCTTGGGATTCTTCGAAAGCC cTTCCGATGGAACGCGAATCTGCGTCAATGTGGGAATTGAGCTTTGTTGTTCCCCCCAATCACG AAACATTGGACTTCAAGTTTCTTTTGAAGCCTATGTACAATAATGCACCCTGTATAGTGGAGGAGGGTCCGAACCGACTGCTCACAAGGGGAACCTTGCAAGGGGATGCAAGGCTGGCTCTGTTTAGGCTTAGTGCTGAAGAGGTTCTTGAGTATCGGATATTCATTCACGCTGATAGGGTTTCACCATTCGATCTTGCTGCTAGTTGGAGGGCTTATCAGGAGAACCTTCGGCCTTCGGCTGTTCGTGGTATTCCTGATGTCAGTATTAATTCAGTGCCGGTGTTGGGTGCTGAG AATGGTTCTTCAGCTAGTTTGGAGCTTGATCTTGAACATTATCTTGTTCCAGCTCCATCAACTTCTGCCAATTCAGGTTTGGTTTATGCAGCTAACAACACAGAGACTCCAAGGTCATTAACACGTGCTGGGGTTTTTAACAATATGGATGCCTCAGGGAGTGTTTCACATTTCTTTAAGGATGGTGGTGTTTCTGTTGATCGACCTGCAACTATAAAG GAGATGGAGGTAATTGTCCCTGATTCATCCAGGGTGTATTCGGGCTCTGGAATGGTTGAATCAAAGTCAGTTGGTGCATTTTCACCTTTCCAAAAGCAAGATAGTCACAGGGGTCTCCTCGTAGATAGGGGTGTTGGATCTCCTAGGCTAGTTAAATCGGCTAGTGCAAGTACTTTCGCTATTGATCTCAAAATTGACACAGAAACAAAG AATTCAATGCCGGCTGCCGCTGGAGCTGTTGCAGCTGCAGCTGTAGCTGATCAGATGCTTGGACCAAAGGAGGATAGACATTTGGCGATTGTCCTG GTTGGTTTGCCAGCTCGAGGAAAGACTTTTACTGCAGCCAAACTTACTAGATATCTTCGTTGGTTGGGTCACGATACTAAGCATTTCAATGTTGGAAAG TATCGACGGCTTAAGCATGGGGCAAATCAG TCTGCAGATTTTTTCCGAGCTGACAATCCTGAAGGAATGGAAGCACGCAATGAG GTAGCAGCCTTGGCTATGGAAGACATGATATCTTGGATGCAAGAAGGTGGCCAG GTAGGGATATTGGACGCAACCAACAGTACTAAGAAACGAAGGAATATGCTGATGAAAATGGCTGAAGGGAAATGCAAG ATTATTTTTCTGGAAACACTCTGCAATGATGAGCGCATTATTGAAAGGAATATACGACTTAAAATTCAACAAAGCCCTGATTATGCAGAAGA GCCGGATTATGAGGCCGGATTGCGGGACTTCAAAGATAGATTAGCCAATTATGAAAAA GTTTATGAGCCTGTAGAAGAAGGATCTTACATCAAAATGATTGATATGGTCAGTGGAAATGGTGGACAAATACAA GTGAACAATATCAGTGGCTATCTTCCTGGGCgaattgtatttttcttg GTTAATACCCATCTCACACCCCGCCCAATTTTACTTACTCGGCATGGGGAGAGCAAGGATAATGTTAGAGGCAGGATTGGAGGTGACACTGCTGTGAG TGATCGTGGAGAAGTTTATGGTAAAAAGCTGGCTAACTTTGTTGAAAAGCGACTCAAGTCAGAAAGGGCTGCTTCT ATTTGGACAAGCACACTGCAGCGAACAATTCTGACAGCAAGTCCAATTGTTGGATTTCCAAAG ATACAATGGCGTGCACTTGACGAAATAAATGCAGGAGTTTGTGATGGGATGACATATGAagagataaagaaaaacatGCCTGAGGAGTATGA GGCACGTAAGAAGGACAAGCTGAGGTATCGGTACCCTCGTGGCGAGTCCTATTTGGATGTTATTCAAAG GCTAGAACCT